Proteins co-encoded in one Yamadazyma tenuis chromosome 1, complete sequence genomic window:
- the NOP58 gene encoding Nucleolar protein 58 (COG:A; EggNog:ENOG503NUJ8), translated as MSYILTETAAGYALLKAADKKIHKSSSLIADLNSAEKVAQQFKVHRFEKFQSAANALEEANSIIEGKVSDSLKNLLEQAKSDKKVNLIVSETKLANSINKLGLNFSVISDAASLDLHRAIKEFLPDLLPGLDESTLKQMSLGLAHSIGRHKLKFSADKVDTMIVQAIALLDDLDKELNTYAMRCKEWYGWHFPELAKLITDSVAYARIILTMGIRSNCADTDLSEILPEEIEEQVKTAAEVSMGTEITDLDLLNIQALAEQIVEFSAYREQLSNYLSSRMKAIAPNLTVLVGELVGARLIAHAGSMTALAKAPASTLQILGAEKALFRALKTKHDTPKYGLLYHASLVGQASGKNKGKIARVLAAKASVALRYDSLSEDRDDSGDFGLEVRSKVEARLSALEGRDLRTTSRIVTEQPKVEISEARAYNADADAPVVAKDEDSDDEDEVVEKKEKKEKKSKKEKKDKKDKKRKRDDDEEEETKEKKSKKEKKDKKEKKDKKDKKKKSKD; from the coding sequence ATGTCGTATATCTTGACCGAAACTGCCGCTGGGTATGCGCTTTTGAAGGCCGCCGACAAAAAGATCCACAAATCATCCTCCTTAATCGCCGACTTGAACTCAGCTGAAAAGGTTGCCCAGCAGTTTAAAGTCCACAGATTCGAAAAGTTTCAATCTGCCGCCAACGCCTTGGAAGAAGCCAATTCTATCATCGAAGGTAAAGTGTCCGActccttgaagaatttgttGGAGCAAGCCAAGTCTGATAAGAAAGTGAACTTAATTGtttcagaaacaaaattggccaactccatcaacaaattagGACTCAACTTTTCTGTCATATCCGATGCCGCTTCTTTAGATTTACACAGAGCCATCAAGGAATTCTTACCTGACTTGTTACCCGGTTTGGATGAGTCTACTTTAAAGCAAATGTCATTAGGTTTGGCCCATTCCATTGGAAGAcacaagttgaagttttctgCCGATAAAGTCGATACCATGATAGTACAAGCTATTGCCCTTTTAGACGACTTGGACAAAGAACTTAACACCTACGCCATGAGATGTAAGGAATGGTATGGTTGGCACTTTCCCGAATTGGCCAAGCTCATCACCGACTCAGTTGCTTATGCCAGAATTATCTTGACTATGGGTATTAGATCCAACTGCGCCGATACCGACTTGTCTGAGATCTTGCCAGAAGAAATAGAAGAACAAGTGAAGACTGCTGCAGAGGTTTCCATGGGAACTGAGATCACTGACCTTGACTTACTCAACATCCAGGCTTTGGCTGAACAAATTGTCGAATTTTCCGCCTACAGAGAACAACTTTCCAACTATTTGTCTTCAAGAATGAAGGCCATTGCCCCCAACTTGACTGTTTTGGTGGGTGAGTTGGTGGGTGCCAGATTAATTGCCCATGCCGGTTCAATGACTGCTTTGGCCAAGGCCCCAGCTTCAACTTTGCAAATTTTGGGTGCGGAAAAAGCCTTATTTAGAGCTTTAAAGACTAAGCATGATACACCTAAGTACGGATTATTGTACCATGCTTCGTTGGTGGGACAGGCTTCCGGTAAGAACAAAGGTAAGATTGCCAGAGTGTTGGCTGCCAAGGCTTCAGTGGCATTGAGATACGATTCTTTGTCTGAAGATAGAGACGACTCGGGCGATTTTGGTTTGGAAGTGAGAAGCAAGGTCGAAGCCAGATTGAGTGCTTTGGAAGGTCGTGATTTAAGAACCACGTCCAGAATCGTCACAGAACAACCTAAGGTGGAGATTTCTGAAGCCCGTGCTTATAATGCCGATGCCGATGCTCCTGTTGTTGCAAAGGATGAAGACTCtgatgacgaagacgaggtggtggaaaagaaggaaaagaaggaaaagaagtctaaaaaggaaaagaaggacaagaaggacaagaagagaaagagagatgatgacgaagaagaagaaaccaaggaaaagaagagtaaaaaggaaaagaaggataaaaaggaaaagaaggacaagaaagataagaagaagaagtccaagGATTAG
- the dna2 gene encoding DNA replication endonuclease-helicase Dna2 (COG:L; EggNog:ENOG503NVHU), translating into MAQDVLEGLNSSGGHKRGPLAGSSAAPSSKRKIKKTAYFFRPENRLTGSSTNRHDTSIPPSTSTSVLKPVNPNVIGTQSSDSAKEPELYENFVVQNQSSDESFEGIKWRLSPTTDKGRSGNVKVPMPSSSPLKNILDRNDSIGAVPDQAESMLLKYGSGFVNMATSEKPAGILKSVSDLSSEVLESKPSLQRARSMTGFPDVSKTPSLSLESSSKLKSWISKFDSPKRDKSPKREAVQKGTPIQVSSSRALQSTPNIKSQLLEDSDLFSDDEEILASFAAKTKSTGAVQDTSRTKSPFLVESAEKVTRSKTSLGFDDINNDDDVDFPDDLDFSMVDLQNTEYTAKIKQLSQLDDTVSDQDPSLSYTRSDLRRLQIVHILQGSFKTSNKAGQQLILSVKDASNTMSKLIVRGEYTTLNLQQGDLVHLVLTHPQTPTLVDDNVNIMIWHPDVLVSATTVSSQLNCPRKPILTDRLKLPGAASVPLLVGNLLHEIFQSCFVAQNWSQKYMKEMAFHLVEANLLSIFSSNSSRKDVETEIDLALPFLEDWFKKYYHNKGPLDTVNRERISFSVNKALDIEENIWSPMFGIKGKVDVTLEAQVDSETTKGTFLIPMEIKTGREYVAHHAQSSLYALLFKDRYDMDVNAFLLVYTKEKLSKLGEIRPSDLRSLVNLRNRISEYMREGIRSFPPVIKRSICDRCEVQTECMTIHHLYENGSSESSGLSPEKYLEITSHLDGNRIYKDFYEYWDMLITKEESLLKMLKKDLWVMTAREREESSGKALANMMIVESSENSESSFKFNYTLVRSKDSALAKTSLQFSQIAKYDRVIVSDEEGHFTIAGAVVTSILPNMIVLSADRRILNSTVKMKNFNKTNFQSYESVLHSGDFNTQTQGKQRCYRIDKDEMFHGMSLARYNVLNLLLVDGDIKRRQQIVNLQPPHFSNCSSEFQEDTHYNSDQMRAFNKVLSADDYCLILGMPGTGKTTLIAGIINHLVKQKKTILLTSYTHSAVDNILLKVKDYEDVGILRIGHPARVHRDLRQYCPQDINTYEEYITTFSDPPVVGVTCLGINDVAFDVRTNFDYCIIDEASQVSLPVSLGPLRFCDKFILVGDHNQLPPLVQHPEMAVKKGLSTSLFQFLNDKFPESVTELTYQYRMCEDIMKLSNVLIYNNMLKCGSESVANQVLHIPDPLGYKSLVTGDKDFWMKWVLNEQNRVIFLDHDLVPGWERCMGEKMENHTEALLIWQIVQALTLCGVGESSIGVMSLYRAQLRLLNKYMFDKENIEVMTADQFQGRDKDCVIISLVRSNKERKIGDLLQEWRRINVAITRSKSKLIILGSKSTLGSGGGIMKSFLDLVHKEKWMFKLPPNACSHYTQYDPTVSQTSQKRKNTPNKHQVTSQSKVIQNSPVIRDIFNDIRN; encoded by the coding sequence ATGGCCCAAGACGTACTAGAAGGATTAAATTCCTCTGGTGGTCACAAGCGTGGGCCTCTTGCTGGACTGCTGGCTGCGCCATCGTCCAAGCGAAAGATCAAAAAGACAGCCTACTTTTTTCGCCCTGAAAATCGCCTCACGGGTTCCAGTACAAACAGGCATGATACGTCAATACCACCAAGCACATCTACCAGCGTGCTAAAGCCCGTCAATCCTAACGTGATTGGTACACAGTCATCGGATCTGGCCAAAGAGCCGGAGCTCTACGAGAATTTCGTTGTACAAAACCAAAGTTCAGATGAGAGCTTTGAAGGAATCAAGTGGAGACTAAGTCCTACCACCGATAAAGGGCGGCTGGGGAACGTGAAGGTGCCAATGCCTTCGTCGTCGCCACTTAAAAATATTTTGGACCGCAATGACAGCATTGGGGCGGTACCGGACCAGGCAGAACTGATGCTTTTGAAATATGGATCTGGGTTTGTGAACATGGCAACAAGCGAAAAGCCAGCTGGGATCTTAAAGAGCGTTTCTGACCTATCATCTGAGGTGCTTGAGCTGAAGCCCAGTCTCCAGCGGGCCCGCTCGATGACAGGATTTCCTGATGTCTCTAAGACTCCAAGCTTATCGCTCGAAAGTAGTTCTAAATTGAAGAGCTGGATCAGTAAGTTTGACCTGCCAAAGAGGGATAAGAGTCCCAAGAGAGAGGCGGTACAAAAGGGGACCCCGATACAAGTTTCATCTTCGAGGGCGTTGCAAAGTACACCCAATATCAAGTCCCAACTACTCGAAGACTCAGATCTCTTTTctgatgacgaagaaatcCTAGCATCTTTTGCCGCAAAGACCAAATCCACCGGTGCTGTGCAAGATACCAGTCGTACCAAGTCTCCTTTCTTGGTGGAATCTGCTGAAAAAGTCACTAGAAGTAAGACATCACTAGGGTTTGATGACATTAACAATGACGATGACGTTGATTTTCCTGACGACCTTGACTTCAGCATGGTGGACCTCCAGAATACCGAGTACACTGCAAAGATCAAGCAGTTGTCACAGCTTGATGATACTGTTTCGGATCAAGACCCCAGTTTATCATATACTAGGTCTGATTTGAGACGGTTGCAAATTGTACATATCCTCCAAGGGTCTTTCAAAACCAGTAACAAGGCAGGCCAGCAGTTGATTCTTAGTGTCAAAGATGCTCTGAATACCATGTCCAAACTCATAGTCCGTGGTGAATATACCACTCTCAACTTGCAACAGGGAGACTTGGTTCACCTTGTTTTGACCCACCCGCAAACTCCAACTTTAGTCGATGACAATGTGAACATCATGATTTGGCACCCAGATGTGCTTGTTTCTGCTACCACCGTGTCTCTGCAGCTTAATTGTCCAAGAAAGCCAATTCTAACCGACCGGCTCAAACTTCCTGGTGCCGCAAGTGTCCCATTATTGGTTGGTAACCTCTTACACGAGATATTCCAATCATGCTTTGTGGCACAGAATTGGAGTCAAAAGTACATGAAAGAGATGGCATTTCATTTGGTTGAAGCGAACCTTTTATCCATCTTTTCTCTGAACAGTTCTAGGAAGGATGTAGAGACAGAAATAGATTTGGCTTTACCGTTTTTGGAGGATTGGTTTAAAAAGTACTATCATAATAAGGGACCCTTGGATACGGTGAACCGAGAAAGGATTCTGTTTTCTGTGAACAAGGCGTTGGATATAGAAGAGAACATCTGGTCTCCGATGTTTGGTATCAAGGGTAAAGTCGATGTGACTTTAGAAGCACAAGTTGACTCTGAAACCACTAAAGGGACGTTTTTGATCCCCATGGAAATCAAAACTGGTCGAGAATACGTGGCACACCATGCCCAGTCATCTTTGTATGCGTTGCTTTTCAAAGACAGATATGATATGGATGTTAATGCGTTCTTATTGGTGTACACCAAGGAAAAGCTCTCGAAATTGGGAGAAATAAGACCTTCTGACTTGAGGTCTTTAGTCAATCTTCGAAACAGAATCTCGGAGTACATGAGAGAAGGTATAAGGAGCTTCCCTCCAGTGATTAAACGGTCTATTTGCGATCGGTGTGAGGTTCAGACAGAGTGTATGACAATCCACCATTTGTATGAGAACGGTTCTAGCGAGTCCAGTGGATTGAGTCCTGAGAAGTatcttgaaatcaccagTCATCTTGATGGGAACCGAATTTACAAGGATTTTTACGAATACTGGGACATgctcatcaccaaagaagaactgcttttgaagatgttgaaaaaagacTTGTGGGTAATGACTGCCAGAGAACGAGAAGAGAGTAGTGGCAAGGCCTTGGCAAATATGATGATAGTTGAGTCTTCCGAGAACTCGGAGTCgtcgttcaagttcaactaTACTTTGGTAAGGTCCAAAGATTCTGCCTTAGCCAAAACTTCGCTACAGTTCTCTCAAATAGCCAAATATGACAGAGTAATTGTgagtgatgaagaaggccaTTTCACTATAGCTGGAGCAGTTGTGACATCTATTCTTCCGAATATGATTGTACTTTCTGCTGATCGAAGAATTCTCAATTCTACCGTCAAAatgaaaaacttcaacaagacCAACTTTCAGTCCTACGAAAGTGTGCTCCATTCTGGAGACTTTAACACCCAGACCCAAGGCAAACAGAGATGCTACAGAATCGATAAAGATGAAATGTTCCATGGAATGAGTCTTGCCAGATACAATGTGCTCAACTtattgttggtggatggAGATATAAAGAGAAGACAACAGATAGTTAATCTTCAACCCCCACATTTCAGCAACTGCTCCTCCGAGTTCCAGGAAGACACCCACTATAACTCCGACCAAATGAGAGCATTCAACAAGGTCCTTTCTGCTGATGATTATTGTTTGATTCTTGGAATGCCAGGAACAGGAAAGACAACCTTGATTGCAGGAATTATCAACCATCTTGTGAAACAAAAGAAAACGATCCTTTTGACTTCATACACTCATTCGGCCGTGGATAACATTCTTTTGAAGGTAAAGGACTATGAAGATGTGGGAATCTTAAGAATCGGGCACCCTGCACGGGTTCATAGAGACCTTCGCCAATACTGTCCCCAAGATATAAACACCTACGAGGAGTACATAACGACTTTTCTGGATCCGCCCGTAGTGGGAGTCACTTGTTTGGGTATAAATGATGTGGCCTTTGACGTGAGAACCAATTTCGACTACTGTATTATTGACGAAGCCTCTCAGGTGTCGTTACCAGTGAGTTTAGGCCCATTGCGGTTCTGCGATAAATTTATATTGGTGGGTGACCACAACCAATTACCACCACTAGTCCAACATCCCGAGATGGCCGTGAAGAAAGGGTTATCAACGTCCTTATTCCAATTTCTCAACGATAAATTCCCGGAAAGTGTTACTGAATTAACCTACCAGTATAGAATGTGCGAAGACATCATGAAACTATCCAATGTCTTGATCTACAACAACATGTTGAAGTGTGGGTCTGAGAGCGTAGCCAATCAAGTGTTACATATCCCAGATCCCCTTGGTTATAAGCTGTTGGTGACTGGTGACAAAGACTTTTGGATGAAATGGGTGCTCAACGAGCAAAATAGAGTCATTTTCTTGGACCATGATCTTGTTCCTGGCTGGGAAAGATGTATGGGAGAGAAGATGGAAAACCACACAGAAGCATTGTTGATCTGGCAAATTGTGCAAGCATTGACATTATGTGGAGTAGGAGAATCCAGTATTGGAGTAATGTCATTGTACCGAGCTCAATTGAGACTTCTCAACAAATACATGtttgacaaagaaaacATAGAAGTGATGACGGCAGACCAGTTTCAAGGTAGAGATAAGGACTGTGTTATCATCTCCCTTGTGAGATCGAACAAGGAAAGAaaaattggtgatttgttACAGGAATGGAGAAGAATCAATGTAGCAATCACTAGATCCAAATCTAAGCTTATTATTTTGGGCTCCAAGAGCACATTGGGTCTGGGTGGTGGAATAATGAAGAGTTTCCTTGACTTGGTGCATAAAGAAAAATGGATGTTTAAACTACCTCCAAATGCCTGTTCTCATTATACTCAATACGATCCTACCGTCTCACAAACCAGTCAGAAACGGAAAAATACACCAAATAAACACCAGGTAACTTCACAATCGAAAGTTATCCAAAATAGTCCCGTCATAAGGGACATCTTTAACGACATACGAAACTAG
- the STV1 gene encoding H(+)-transporting V0 sector ATPase subunit a (EggNog:ENOG503NWGW; COG:P): MNEEAIFRSAPMSLVQFYVTNELARDVVYALGRLGNVHFRDLNSKLTPFQRTFLNELRGIDVIESQLTFLETTMTKHHTIKGYIYQNLQADTAPFSSLSEMDDLATKVADFYERIKHLDDAYNHLSSQRSRLLQNRHVLTVVNEFQNTALIVNDNDGQLRGSLDGDSDNVALLNHREPSLELGLETAEINDSFNAIAGAISREKVPLLRQILWRALRGNLYFYDAPIDADEEVNVFLIYLHGDMLKQKVKRIVQSLDGTLYDNVYGTTEARLATLDELNEKVQDLDTVVASTKNHLIAELMILQESFTDWVYCIRRERNIYNTLNKFDMDGTRRCLVGEGWIPRAEFQKVRTTLRSLIRSKMQSSGAILGSQEEISLENGETVAPTVANTLFAIDDTVNDVQSLDSDDDQYNQLVAVVNELATNRTPPTYHKTNKFTSAFQSIVDAYGVATYQEVNPSLATVITFPFMFAIMFGDIGHGIILALIALYLVKNEKRFGDMRNKDEVFDMAFSGRYVLLLMGLFSVYTGFLYNDIFSKSMTLFKPGWKFEFPKNYDYSKDGAITLSASRVSGYVYPFGLDWSWHGTDNNLLFTNSYKMKLSVLMGFIHMNYSLFFSLVNYRFFKSKVDIIGNFIPGVLFMQSIFGYLSLAIIYKWSVDWIKIDKPPPGLLNMLINMFLAPGKIEDQLYPGQAFVQVVLVLIALVCVPWLLLYKPLTLRNQNKNAVELGYKDLHSQELHTIQLQEEAAALSFELDADDDDLNHDPEDVDVFGDNYRFPNDIEPLYNNAAAHGDDGEHFDLGDVVIHQVIHTIEFCLNCVSHTASYLRLWALSLAHAQLSSVLWSMTISKAFSMTGGIGVVMTVFLFGFWFVLTVCILVLMEGTSAMLHSLRLHWVEAMSKFFEGEGYAYEPFALDSLM; this comes from the coding sequence ATGAATGAAGAGGCGATTTTCCGTTCGGCGCCGATGTCCCTTGTCCAATTCTACGTCACCAACGAGTTGGCCCGAGATGTGGTTTATGCTTTGGGGCGACTTGGAAATGTCCATTTTCGggacttgaactccaagCTCACGCCGTTCCAACGTACTTTCCTCAACGAGCTTCGAGGTATCGATGTCATCGAGTCCCAATTGACGTTTCTCGAGACCACCATGACCAAACATCACACCATTAAAGGATACATATATCAAAACCTCCAGGCCGACACGGCGCCGTTCCTGTCGCTCTCGGAGATGGACGACTTGGCCACCAAGGTCGCCGACTTCTACGAGCGGATCAAACACCTAGACGACGCATATAACCATTTAAGCAGCCAAAGACTGCGGTTATTGCAAAATCGGCACGTATTAACCGTTGTCAACGAGTTCCAGAACACGGCGTTGATAGTGAATGACAACGACGGACAGTTGCGAGGCTCTTTGGATGGCGACAGTGATAACGTGGCATTGTTGAACCACCGTGAGCCTCTGCTTGAGTTGGGGTTGGAGACGGCCGAAATTAACGACTCATTCAACGCCATTGCCGGTGCTATAAGCCGGGAAAAGGTGCCTCTTTTGCGGCAGATTCTTTGGAGAGCCTTGCGTGGTAACTTGTACTTTTACGATGCTCCTATTGATGCTGATGAGGAGGTCAATGTGTTTTTAATTTACCTCCATGGAGACATGCTCAAGCAGAAGGTCAAGCGGATCGTCCAATCGTTGGACGGAACCTTGTACGATAATGTGTATGGCACCACCGAAGCTCGGTTGGCGACGCTTGACGAGCTCAATGAAAAAGTCCAGGACTTGGACACGGTGGTGGCCAGTACCAAGAACCATCTTATTGCcgagttgatgattctaCAGGAATCCTTCACCGACTGGGTGTACTGTATCAGACGAGAGAGGAATATTTAcaacaccttgaacaagtttgacatGGATGGAACCCGAAGGTGCTTGGTGGGTGAAGGGTGGATTCCTCGAGCTGAGTTTCAAAAGGTCCGCACCACCTTGCGAAGCTTGATCCGATCCAAGATGCAGAGTTCGGGTGCAATTCTTGGGTCGCAGGAAGAGATTTCTCTCGAGAATGGCGAAACGGTGGCGCCAACGGTGGCCAATACACTCTTTGCCATTGATGACACCGTCAACGATGTACAGAGTTTAGATAGCGATGACGACCAGTACAACCAGttggtggcggtggtgaACGAGTTGGCCACTAATAGAACTCCTCCCACGTATCATAAGACCAACAAGTTCACCCTGGCGTTCCAGCTGATTGTCGATGCGTATGGGGTAGCCACCTATCAGGAAGTAAATCCCAGTTTAGCTACCGTCATCACGTTCCCGTTCATGTTTGCCATTATGTTTGGAGATATTGGCCATGGGATCATTCTCGCGTTGATAGCGTTGTACCTTGTGAAGAACGAGAAGAGGTTTGGAGACATGAGAAACAAAGACGAGGTATTTGATATGGCCTTCAGTGGCAGATACGTGTTGTTACTCATGGGATTGTTCTCGGTGTATACCGGGTTTCTTTATAATgacatcttctccaagtctaTGACCCTTTTCAAGCCCGGTTGGAAATTCGAATTTCCCAAAAACTACGATTACAGTAAAGATGGAGCTATCACTCTTTCAGCTTCGAGAGTATCGGGTTATGTCTACCCATTTGGCTTGGATTGGAGTTGGCACGGGACCGACAACAATCTTTTATTCACCAATTCTTATAAAATGAAGCTTTCGGTACTCATGGGATTTATCCACATGAACTATTCGCTATTCTTCAGCTTGGTTAACTACCggtttttcaagtccaaggtCGACATTATCGGGAACTTCATACCAGGAGTCCTCTTTATGCAGAGTATCTTTGGATACCTCAGTTTGGCCATTATATATAAATGGAGTGTTGACTGGATCAAAATCGACAAGCCTCCTCCagggttgttgaacatgTTGATCAATATGTTTTTGGCACCTGGCAAAATCGAAGATCAACTCTATCCGGGCCAGGCATTTGTACaggtggtgttggtgttgattgCATTAGTGTGCGTGCCTTGGTTGTTATTATACAAGCCTCTTACTTTGAGAAACCAGAATAAAAATGCCGTGGAATTGGGATACAAAGACTTGCATTCGCAAGAATTGCACACCATAcaactccaagaagaagcagcagcCCTTTCTTTTGAGCTCGATGCCGATGATGACGACCTCAACCATGACCCCGAGGACGTGGATGTCTTTGGCGACAATTACCGGTTCCCTAACGACATTGAGCCGTTATACAACAATGCTGCGGCTCACGGAGACGACGGCGAGCATTTTGATTTGGGAGACGTCGTGATCCACCAGGTGATCCACACGATTGAGTTTTGTTTAAACTGTGTGAGTCACACGGCGTCATACTTGAGACTCTGGGCGTTGTCGTTGGCACATGCACAGTTATCGTCGGTGTTGTGGTCCATGACCATCAGCAAGGCCTTTCTGATGACGGGAGGAATAGGGGTGGTGATGACGGTGTTTCTCTTTGGGTTCTGGTTTGTGTTGACGGTATGTATCTTGGTGCTTATGGAAGGAACCTCAGCCATGTTACACTCGTTGAGGTTACACTGGGTGGAAGCGATGTCCAAATTTTTCGAAGGAGAGGGATATGCATACGAGCCGTTTGCATTGGATAGCCTTATGTAA
- the HRD3 gene encoding ERAD-associated protein (EggNog:ENOG503NYAN; COG:M,O,T) has translation MAAGVVLGGSNNASALFEAAALQIALIQSSELSPPTNSEYFDTKVQHIPNYDPAIQDYEDAPVAHPKARASMQRVVIPLLEQAAALNHSEALVTLGDIYTFGNYSAPTNYSQALVYYERAMAIQTHGHAAFMLGFMYSTGLFGEINSNPAKAQLYYQLGMEAGDPNALMAMAYRLSTGMGCPINCELSLVYYSQLARMGHQFLMNNQDQIEPNEVSFNVKIPDFIGGIYGRDVSETGDSVVDSKKKILYDFEQEYNIDNLDRKIVAKFFHALDEYDGHYSSPKNFTRAKELLEECTTYGETLVGYRTPSSLDINDRYRLSGCHALLGHMYFKGQGIQKDVERAYHHLRASTRLYNTSDALTDIGSLYEEGLVEERIPNPQQAKEYYSQAMAIEETHKNHGSRHSGRSFYKMARALIKDSPAGDIMTSPFKDYIVKTMQKAASKGDTAALVEYAEFIQSGYTNGITKPYSCYGTSIFMRVFMERLHGVYFPHLSYALEQLSEYNYKNALLGFSIAAEQGLDRAQVSAGWLLYQLDNFPVKKTKKFTPARVSSAMKYFQRASDQGDIDSTLFLGDLYFYGVESAGIFPDHGRAFNLYHVAADARSPHGCFNLAYMYEYGYGDANGTVEYHMAKRYYDLSLKYRDDIYSGNANQIPTYLALLKLRVKYYIWGKKSSFDSEQTSWLSAFKKLAAKEKQETAARKESEIADQRARQQHEGTNGNPEDEEFGIIDYFLLVVSALIFASVIVKTIVQQYRLFRNRRQANAPGDANNQQNANDEQPQPAQREGWNLNGAGVEFRRGNFEFQFMAL, from the coding sequence ATGGCGGCAGGGGTGGTGCTAGGCGGTAGCAACAACGCCCTGGCGCTTTTCGAAGCCGCTGCCCTTCAAATAGCCCTTATTCAACTGTCTGAATTGTCGCCACCAACCAATAGCGAGTACTTTGACACTAAGGTGCAACACATCCCTAACTACGACCCGGCCATCCAAGACTATGAGGACGCGCCAGTGGCACATCCCAAGGCTCGTGCTAGCATGCAGAGGGTGGTGATTCCTCTCCTTGAGCAGGCGGCTGCTTTGAACCACTCGGAAGCCCTTGTGACTCTAGGAGATATTTATACTTTTGGCAATTACTCGGCACCCACCAACTACTCACAAGCATTGGTCTACTATGAGCGAGCAATGGCCATTCAGACCCATGGCCATGCCGCCTTCATGCTTGGTTTTATGTATTCCACCGGCTTATTTGGAGAAATCAACTCGAATCCTGCAAAGGCCCAGCTCTACTACCAATTGGGTATGGAGGCCGGTGACCCCAACGCCTTGATGGCCATGGCGTACCGCCTAAGCACCGGCATGGGGTGTCCCATCAATTGTGAGTTGTCGTTGGTGTATTATTCCCAGTTGGCCAGAATGGGCCATCAGTTTCTTATGAACAACCAGGATCAAATAGAGCCCAACGAAGTGTCTTTTAACGTCAAGATCCCTGACTTTATAGGAGGAATCTATGGGCGTGACGTGAGTGAAACCGGTGACTCGGTGGTGGACTCGAAGAAAAAAATCTTGTACGATTTCGAACAGGAGTATAACATCGACAACCTTGATCGGAAAATTGTCGCCAAGTTCTTCCATGCCTTGGACGAGTACGACGGCCACTATAGTTCTCCCAAGAACTTCACCAGAGCAAAGGAGTTACTAGAAGAATGCACCACCTATGGTGAGACTCTTGTTGGCTATAGAACACCGCTGTCCCTCGACATCAATGATAGGTACAGACTTAGCGGGTGCCATGCTTTACTTGGGCACATGTACTTCAAGGGCCAAGGTATTCAGAAAGACGTGGAACGGGCCTACCACCATCTCCGAGCTCTGACCCGGCTCTACAACACTTCTGATGCCTTGACTGATATTGGGTCTTTGTACGAAGAAGGATTGGTTGAAGAACGAATACCAAACCCACAACAAGCCAAAGAATATTACTCCCAGGCCATGGCCATCGAGGAGACTCATAAGAATCACGGCTCTCGTCACAGTGGTAGATCGTTTTATAAGATGGCCAGAGCCCTTATAAAAGATTCTCCTGCTGGAGATATAATGACTAGCCCTTTCAAAGATTACATCGTGAAGACCATGCAGAAAGCTGCATCTAAGGGTGATACAGCCGCTTTGGTAGAATATGCTGAATTCATTCAATCGGGTTATACCAATGGCATCACCAAACCATATTCATGCTATGGAACCCTGATTTTTATGCGTGTGTTTATGGAACGATTGCATGGGGTTTATTTCCCTCACCTAAGTTACGCATTGGAGCAGTTAAGTGAGTACAACTACAAAAACGCCTTGCTCGGGTTCCTGATAGCTGCCGAACAAGGTTTAGACAGAGCTCAGGTGTCAGCTGGTTGGCTATTATATCAGTTGGACAATTTCCCCGTGAAAaaaaccaagaagttcactCCCGCACGAGTTTCCAGTGCCATGAAGTACTTCCAAAGAGCTAGTGATCAAGGTGATATCGATTCGACTTTATTCCTTGGAGACCTCTACTTCTACGGAGTCGAATCAGCTGGCATTTTTCCCGATCACGGGAGAGCCTTCAATTTGTACCACGTAGCTGCCGATGCAAGGTCTCCCCATGGAtgtttcaacttggctTACATGTACGAATATGGATATGGTGATGCTAATGGCACCGTGGAGTATCACATGGCCAAAAGATATTACGATCTTAGTTTGAAGTACAGAGACGACATTTATTCTGGTAATGCCAATCAAATCCCTACATACTTGGCTCTCTTGAAACTTCGAGTCAAGTACTATATCTGGGGAAAGAAGAGTAGTTTTGACCTGGAGCAGACTTCTTGGTTAAGCGCATTTAAGAagttggctgcaaaagaGAAACAAGAGACTGCAGCCCGGAAAGAATCAGAAATTGCTGATCAACGTGCCAGGCAACAACACGAAGGAACGAATGGCAACCCCGAAGATGAGGAGTTTGGGATTATAGACTACTTCTTATTGGTAGTATCGGCGTTGATCTTTGCATCTGTTATAGTGAAGACTATTGTACAACAGTACAGACTTTTCCGTAATAGAAGACAGGCTAATGCTCCTGGTGATGCAAACAATCAACAAAACGCGAATGACGAACAACCACAGCCAGCCCAACGTGAAGGGTGGAATTTAAATGGTGCTGGTGTTGAATTCCGCAGAGGGAACTTTGAGTTTCAGTTTATGGCACTCTAA